In Bacteroidales bacterium, one DNA window encodes the following:
- a CDS encoding VWA domain-containing protein, which translates to MFRLAHPMMLYLLLLIPAFVAIFILAQRQKKKAFKAYGEWTMLLRLMPDYSGTRSLLKFLLLMLAWVFLVIALADPQTGSKLEKIKRKGIDLVFVLDVSNSMLAQDIAPNRLERAKQAISRLLDNLENDRVGLVVFAGKSYIQMPITTDYSATKLYLSGISPGMIPTQGTAIGDAIETAISCFGKNKQNKAIILISDGENHEDDAIEAASAAASAGIRVYTIGMGLPDGAPIPIYNSGVQIGYKKDHQGNTVISRLSDELMQDVAKAGKGVYIRANNSQAGINEVFDQINSLEKVEYDSQIFSDYEDRYQFFLLAALLLIITEILISDKKSRLAGKLKLFQPNE; encoded by the coding sequence ATGTTCCGACTTGCTCACCCAATGATGTTATACCTGCTGCTGCTCATACCGGCATTTGTGGCTATTTTCATCCTGGCTCAAAGGCAAAAGAAAAAGGCATTTAAAGCGTATGGTGAATGGACAATGTTGCTGCGCCTGATGCCTGATTATTCCGGGACCCGTAGCCTTCTCAAGTTCTTACTACTGATGCTGGCGTGGGTATTCCTGGTAATTGCATTAGCTGATCCCCAGACCGGTTCAAAACTAGAAAAAATAAAAAGGAAAGGCATTGACCTGGTATTTGTTTTGGATGTTTCCAATAGTATGCTGGCCCAGGATATTGCACCCAACAGACTTGAACGCGCGAAGCAAGCTATATCCAGGCTCCTTGACAACCTCGAGAACGACAGGGTAGGTTTGGTTGTATTTGCAGGTAAATCCTATATTCAAATGCCTATCACGACTGATTATTCAGCAACGAAGCTGTATTTGTCAGGAATAAGCCCCGGTATGATACCTACCCAGGGAACAGCAATTGGTGATGCTATTGAGACCGCCATTTCCTGCTTTGGGAAAAACAAGCAAAACAAAGCCATCATCCTGATTTCAGATGGAGAAAATCATGAGGATGATGCTATAGAAGCTGCGTCAGCAGCAGCATCAGCGGGTATCAGGGTATATACAATCGGAATGGGACTACCTGATGGAGCACCTATTCCCATCTACAACTCGGGGGTTCAGATCGGATATAAGAAAGATCACCAGGGGAATACAGTCATTTCCAGGCTGAGTGATGAATTGATGCAAGATGTGGCAAAAGCAGGTAAAGGCGTGTATATCAGGGCCAATAATTCTCAGGCTGGTATAAATGAAGTATTCGACCAAATTAATAGCCTGGAGAAAGTAGAATATGATTCACAAATATTCTCTGATTATGAGGATCGTTATCAATTTTTCCTTCTGGCAGCCTTACTACTAATCATAACCGAAATCCTGATTTCCGATAAAAAGAGCCGGTTAGCCGGAAAACTAAAACTGTTCCAGCCGAATGAATAA
- a CDS encoding DUF58 domain-containing protein, which translates to METTEILKKVRKIEIKSRGLSQQIFSGHYHSAFKGRGMAFSEVREYQFGDEIRSIDWNVTARFNHPYVKVFEEERELTVMLLIDVSGSHEFGTRKQFKAETMTEIAAVIAFSAIQNNDKVGVIFFSDRIEKFIPPKKGTYHILRIIRELLYFKPESHKTDLSEAFRFLTNAIKKRCTAFIISDFMDSPFEKALRIASGKHDIVALRVYDHRETELPSVGIMEVYDKESGERMWVDTSEARVRRNYKEWWINHSRQVEGIMMRCGVDSAIINTEEDYVKPLLQLFSRRELRY; encoded by the coding sequence GTGGAAACCACTGAAATTTTAAAGAAAGTCAGGAAAATAGAGATAAAGTCACGGGGGCTTTCGCAGCAGATTTTCTCCGGTCATTATCACTCTGCTTTTAAAGGCAGGGGAATGGCTTTCAGTGAAGTCAGGGAATACCAGTTTGGAGATGAGATCAGGAGTATTGACTGGAATGTTACTGCCAGGTTCAATCATCCATATGTCAAGGTATTTGAAGAAGAAAGAGAACTCACGGTCATGTTGTTGATTGACGTTAGCGGATCACATGAGTTTGGAACACGTAAGCAATTCAAGGCAGAAACAATGACTGAAATTGCCGCAGTGATAGCCTTTTCCGCGATCCAGAATAACGATAAGGTAGGTGTGATCTTTTTCAGCGACCGTATAGAAAAATTCATCCCTCCCAAAAAGGGAACCTATCATATCTTAAGAATCATCAGGGAGTTACTTTATTTTAAACCGGAAAGCCATAAGACAGATCTTTCGGAAGCCTTTCGCTTCCTTACCAATGCCATTAAGAAACGTTGTACTGCCTTTATCATTTCCGATTTTATGGATTCTCCTTTTGAAAAGGCGTTGCGTATTGCTTCCGGCAAGCATGATATTGTTGCGTTAAGGGTTTACGATCACCGAGAAACTGAATTGCCTTCAGTGGGCATCATGGAGGTTTATGACAAGGAATCGGGTGAACGGATGTGGGTTGATACATCAGAAGCGAGGGTGCGCAGGAATTATAAAGAATGGTGGATAAACCATAGCAGGCAGGTAGAAGGAATAATGATGAGATGCGGCGTTGACTCTGCAATCATTAATACAGAGGAAGATTATGTAAAGCCATTATTACAGTTATTTTCCAGAAGGGAGTTAAGGTATTAG
- a CDS encoding VWA domain-containing protein: MRLTFADPEYLWLMLLIPAAIAWYVYRLRKHHATLQVSSIKAFSQQSPGWRLYGRYILFGMRLMTAVFFILALARPQTNMSRQDISVEGIDIMLATDISRTMLAEDLKPNRLEAAKQVAIDFIKSRPDDRIGLVVFSGESFTQCPLTTDHAKLINLFDDIRFGIIDDGTAIGDGLATAVSRLKESKAISKVIILLTDGINNTGSLDPQSAAEIASIYGIRIYTIGAGTMGFAPIPVSTPFGIQYIQEQVEIDEVLMKKISAMTNGKYFRATNTRKLEEIYKEIDRLEKSKIDVTEFKRKKEEFLIFALIGLILLGIEILLKNTILRTIP; encoded by the coding sequence ATGAGACTCACCTTTGCAGACCCTGAATACTTATGGTTGATGCTGCTGATTCCTGCAGCTATCGCCTGGTATGTCTACAGGCTGAGAAAGCATCATGCCACTCTGCAGGTATCTTCCATCAAAGCATTCAGTCAGCAAAGCCCTGGCTGGAGATTGTATGGAAGGTATATTCTTTTTGGAATGCGGTTAATGACAGCTGTTTTCTTTATTCTTGCCTTAGCAAGGCCCCAGACAAATATGAGTCGTCAGGATATCAGTGTGGAAGGCATTGACATTATGCTTGCCACTGATATTTCCCGCACCATGCTGGCTGAAGATCTGAAGCCTAACCGCCTGGAAGCAGCCAAACAAGTGGCCATTGATTTTATCAAAAGCAGGCCGGATGACCGGATCGGGTTGGTAGTATTCAGTGGAGAAAGTTTCACCCAATGCCCGCTAACCACTGATCATGCAAAACTCATTAACTTATTTGATGACATCAGGTTTGGCATCATTGACGACGGGACTGCCATTGGTGATGGTCTGGCCACAGCTGTTAGCAGGCTGAAAGAGAGCAAAGCCATAAGTAAGGTGATTATCCTGCTCACTGATGGGATAAATAACACTGGATCCCTTGACCCTCAATCCGCTGCAGAAATTGCTTCAATCTATGGTATCCGTATTTACACCATTGGCGCCGGCACAATGGGTTTCGCTCCGATTCCTGTTTCTACCCCATTTGGCATTCAATATATTCAGGAGCAAGTAGAAATTGATGAAGTTCTGATGAAGAAAATCTCTGCCATGACCAATGGTAAGTACTTCAGGGCAACCAATACAAGGAAACTGGAAGAAATATATAAAGAGATTGATCGATTGGAGAAATCCAAAATAGATGTCACTGAATTTAAAAGAAAGAAAGAAGAGTTTTTAATTTTTGCTTTGATAGGTCTTATCCTTTTGGGTATTGAAATACTTCTTAAAAACACTATACTTAGAACAATTCCTTAA
- the nrfD gene encoding polysulfide reductase NrfD, producing MTQSDQLLKEFAPQLERTGLKGKIWIGFLIFMVLAGIFALYWQVSRGHIVTGMRDNVVWGVYIVNFIFFMGISYAGALISGALHLFHAEWRKPIIRMAEFITVISLLIGPLYIMLCIGRLDRLPNLILFGRIQSPITWDVIAISTDIIGCFIFLYLALLRDLSKLRDYKDLKLPEWRKKLYKVLALGYEGTPEQQIRLKRATDIMAAMVIAIAIIVYSVLAWIFSVTLQPGWHSTIFGPYFVIAAVYSGSGVLIVAMYIFRKVYHLENHITLKHFINVGVIMLVLAAFFGYFTFSEYLTKWYGSEKNDELLIKILFRDYYFFFIFSNYLGVLLPLIVVGFKKLRTINNITITAVIVILALWMNRYLIVVPTLESPYLPIQDAREAWRHYSATWVEWVLTAGGVASFCLFFTIASKFIPIVQVSELKEEPVEAGDINLR from the coding sequence ATGACACAATCCGATCAACTGCTTAAGGAATTTGCTCCTCAATTGGAGAGAACAGGGCTGAAAGGCAAAATCTGGATCGGTTTCCTGATTTTTATGGTGCTGGCAGGTATATTTGCACTTTACTGGCAGGTTTCCAGGGGCCACATTGTTACCGGCATGAGGGATAATGTGGTATGGGGTGTTTATATTGTCAATTTCATCTTCTTTATGGGAATCAGCTATGCCGGGGCACTCATTTCCGGAGCACTGCATCTTTTCCATGCAGAATGGAGAAAGCCCATTATCAGGATGGCTGAATTTATCACAGTGATCTCCCTGCTTATCGGTCCGCTTTATATCATGCTTTGTATTGGCCGTCTTGACAGGCTTCCAAACCTGATCTTGTTCGGACGTATCCAATCACCTATTACATGGGATGTGATTGCCATTTCCACTGATATCATCGGTTGCTTTATTTTCCTTTACCTGGCCTTACTGCGGGATCTAAGCAAACTACGTGATTATAAGGATCTTAAATTGCCTGAATGGCGTAAAAAACTATATAAAGTGTTGGCTCTTGGTTATGAAGGTACCCCTGAACAGCAGATCCGCCTTAAGCGTGCAACAGACATTATGGCCGCTATGGTTATTGCTATTGCTATCATCGTTTATTCTGTATTAGCATGGATCTTTAGTGTAACGCTCCAACCAGGCTGGCATAGCACCATATTTGGCCCTTACTTTGTGATCGCTGCCGTTTATTCGGGATCCGGAGTACTCATTGTTGCCATGTATATTTTTCGAAAAGTTTATCACCTTGAAAATCATATCACACTGAAACATTTTATCAATGTTGGTGTCATCATGCTGGTACTCGCTGCTTTCTTCGGGTATTTTACCTTCAGTGAATATCTTACAAAATGGTATGGTTCGGAAAAAAATGACGAATTACTGATCAAGATCCTTTTCAGGGATTATTATTTCTTCTTCATTTTCTCAAATTATTTAGGTGTATTGTTACCTCTTATCGTTGTAGGGTTTAAAAAACTCAGGACCATCAACAATATTACCATAACTGCAGTCATCGTAATTCTTGCATTATGGATGAACCGTTACCTGATTGTAGTACCAACCCTTGAATCTCCTTATCTTCCAATACAGGATGCCAGGGAAGCATGGAGGCACTATTCAGCAACATGGGTGGAATGGGTATTGACTGCAGGGGGCGTTGCATCCTTCTGTCTATTCTTCACCATTGCTTCCAAGTTTATTCCAATCGTTCAAGTCTCTGAACTTAAAGAAGAGCCTGTAGAAGCAGGTGACATCAATTTGAGGTAA
- a CDS encoding cytochrome c, producing MAQKKAGPWEIPAKYKTMKGKGDVATGKELYAKHCKSCHGSKGVGDGPKAAGLKTSCGDFSSADFQKGTDGELYYKSIIGRDEMPSYEKKIPDEADRWSLVAYIRTMKK from the coding sequence ATGGCTCAGAAAAAGGCAGGACCATGGGAAATCCCGGCCAAGTACAAAACTATGAAAGGTAAAGGCGATGTTGCTACCGGTAAAGAATTATATGCCAAGCATTGCAAGTCATGCCATGGTTCCAAGGGAGTAGGTGATGGACCAAAAGCTGCCGGATTAAAAACCTCATGTGGTGATTTTTCAAGTGCCGATTTCCAAAAAGGTACTGATGGTGAACTGTACTACAAATCAATTATTGGCAGGGATGAAATGCCCAGTTATGAAAAGAAAATTCCTGACGAAGCCGATCGTTGGTCTCTTGTTGCCTACATACGGACAATGAAGAAGTAA
- a CDS encoding Crp/Fnr family transcriptional regulator: MNNRIGAHSGCNSCGERADIFDCLCQAELANIDEKRIEINFKAGELIFKQGTPNLHFLCLTSGMVKLYIEGFDSKNLILGIVKPIEYILGPGIYVDSKHHYSAMAIEDSTACLVETSVFKNLIRTNPDFAEAFIRKVSLLSIMNFEQVISLTQKQMPGRIADVIIYLKDRVYESNPFTTTLSRQDLADMSGMSKESAIRILKEFKDEDIIRVDGNHIEVINEEQLHKISQTG; the protein is encoded by the coding sequence ATGAATAATAGAATAGGTGCACATTCGGGTTGCAATTCTTGTGGAGAACGAGCAGATATTTTTGATTGTCTCTGTCAAGCTGAATTGGCAAATATTGATGAAAAAAGGATTGAAATAAATTTCAAAGCGGGAGAACTTATTTTTAAACAGGGGACCCCAAATTTGCATTTTCTATGTCTTACCAGTGGTATGGTAAAACTTTATATTGAGGGATTTGACAGTAAGAATCTTATTCTGGGCATTGTTAAACCTATTGAATATATTCTTGGACCTGGTATTTATGTAGATTCCAAACACCACTATTCAGCCATGGCTATTGAAGATTCTACAGCATGCCTGGTTGAGACAAGTGTTTTTAAAAATTTGATTAGAACCAATCCAGACTTTGCGGAAGCATTTATCAGGAAAGTCAGCTTATTATCTATCATGAATTTTGAGCAGGTGATCAGTCTTACCCAAAAACAAATGCCTGGCAGAATCGCTGACGTGATCATTTACCTGAAAGATAGGGTTTATGAATCCAATCCATTCACTACCACTTTGTCAAGGCAGGATCTTGCCGACATGTCAGGAATGTCAAAGGAAAGCGCAATTCGTATTCTCAAGGAATTCAAGGATGAAGATATTATCAGGGTAGATGGGAACCATATTGAAGTTATCAATGAAGAACAGTTGCATAAGATCAGTCAAACGGGATAA
- a CDS encoding M23 family metallopeptidase, producing MRILLIYLFLAVSCGLSAQKPIPTDYFSSPLGIDLSVTGTFGEIRPNHFHSGIDFQVQRKEGLPVYAVADGWVSRIKISPVGFGNALYIDHPNGYTSVYGHLFDYNDTIRKYAHLKQYLLKSFEVDLFPATKKDSIFVSKGQLIGYAGNSGSSFGAHLHFELRNTKTERVINPLLFGLSCKDLYPPYIDLITLSPVNEQSTIEGSLLSTKFNVKKNEPGEYRLAAGDTLKAWGLLELGIEAYDFLYSKTDRNGWYSMTVFMDKGTLFSMQVDSFAFTESRYVNASIDYSRNYKNGNRLLETRKLPGNELLMHSVSEKNGVLILTDSLVHEMVVVVTDFEGHKTVLRWWIQSSLPQQMVQVPELIQADTIVKFTISKTNEFITPEIKVLLPKGSLYDQCQFEYRKSAARKGYFSELHSLHNPEIPLHKKMKISIKADKLPVRLRSKALLARIDREGGRHPAGGSYENGYVSTDSYFFDSYAIVVDSIPPSLKIIHDKSKSRNTLKFRVSDNFSGISDYKGEINDEWALVEWDPKNKLMIYRFDEKVQTGKNNFRLEVWDEKGNKASASTSFIGK from the coding sequence ATGCGAATTCTCTTAATCTACTTATTTCTTGCTGTTTCGTGTGGATTATCAGCACAGAAACCAATTCCCACAGACTATTTTTCCTCTCCTTTAGGGATTGATCTATCTGTTACCGGCACATTCGGAGAGATCCGTCCTAACCATTTTCATTCAGGAATCGATTTCCAGGTGCAGAGGAAAGAGGGCCTTCCGGTTTATGCTGTAGCAGATGGATGGGTTTCAAGAATAAAAATATCACCGGTCGGGTTTGGTAATGCATTGTATATTGACCATCCAAATGGTTATACCTCTGTATATGGACACCTTTTTGACTATAATGACACGATACGTAAATACGCGCATTTAAAGCAGTACTTACTTAAATCATTTGAGGTTGACTTATTTCCAGCTACTAAAAAGGACTCCATTTTTGTCAGCAAAGGTCAGTTGATCGGATATGCCGGTAATTCAGGGAGTTCCTTTGGTGCTCACCTACATTTTGAATTAAGGAATACAAAAACTGAAAGGGTCATCAATCCCCTGTTATTTGGGCTTAGTTGTAAGGACCTTTATCCACCTTATATTGACCTCATTACCCTTTCACCGGTTAATGAACAAAGCACAATTGAAGGATCATTGTTGTCAACTAAGTTCAATGTGAAAAAAAATGAACCTGGGGAATACCGGCTAGCTGCGGGTGACACTCTGAAGGCCTGGGGTCTTCTTGAACTTGGAATTGAAGCATATGATTTTCTATATAGTAAAACCGACCGGAATGGTTGGTATTCTATGACGGTTTTCATGGATAAAGGAACGTTGTTTTCGATGCAGGTCGATAGCTTTGCCTTCACAGAATCCAGGTATGTAAATGCGAGCATTGATTATTCCAGGAATTATAAAAATGGAAACAGGTTGCTTGAGACAAGAAAGTTACCAGGAAATGAATTGTTGATGCATTCAGTTTCTGAAAAGAATGGTGTACTGATCTTAACCGATTCCCTGGTCCATGAAATGGTGGTTGTTGTTACAGATTTTGAGGGGCATAAAACTGTATTAAGGTGGTGGATTCAAAGCAGCTTGCCGCAGCAGATGGTTCAGGTACCGGAACTTATACAGGCTGACACAATAGTGAAGTTCACTATAAGCAAAACCAATGAATTTATAACTCCTGAAATTAAAGTTCTCCTTCCAAAGGGGAGTTTATATGATCAATGCCAGTTTGAATATCGAAAGTCAGCTGCCAGAAAAGGATATTTTTCTGAACTCCATAGTTTGCATAATCCTGAAATCCCCCTTCATAAGAAAATGAAAATTTCCATTAAGGCCGACAAACTTCCTGTTCGTTTGCGTTCCAAAGCTTTGCTCGCAAGGATTGACAGGGAAGGCGGAAGACATCCTGCAGGAGGGAGTTATGAGAATGGGTATGTAAGTACAGACTCCTATTTCTTTGATTCCTATGCCATAGTAGTGGATAGTATTCCTCCTTCATTAAAAATCATTCATGATAAATCGAAAAGTCGTAATACGTTGAAATTCAGGGTTTCAGATAATTTTTCGGGCATCAGTGATTACAAAGGTGAGATTAATGATGAATGGGCTTTAGTAGAATGGGATCCAAAGAACAAGTTAATGATTTATCGTTTTGATGAAAAGGTTCAAACCGGAAAAAACAACTTCAGGCTGGAAGTATGGGATGAGAAGGGAAACAAGGCATCTGCTTCAACTTCATTCATTGGTAAATAG
- a CDS encoding 4Fe-4S dicluster domain-containing protein: protein MNEDQNQDNNSRRRFLKLGLLAGAGTVATGAIIATSNSQAHESGEKIKVLTTNGEVMEVDKNYLSMAPVGIKESHEGIPGRKFVMVIDLAKCKNARKCVEECQKGHNLPKGQEFMKVYLMQDSEKTAPYWFPKPCYHCDNPQCVSVCPVGATYKRTDGIVLIDNERCIGCKFCMTGCPYSTRIFAWNHEEAFESDQVYSPEKSVPGVEGTVSKCDFCPDLAREGKLPYCASACPMGVIYFGDIDEDVVTNGVETYKFSELIRDRSGYQYLENLGTRPNVYYLPPVDRQFPVERGYDGLEDDIKARYDETPFVQKLKHEEEK from the coding sequence ATGAACGAAGATCAGAACCAGGATAATAATTCACGCCGAAGATTCCTAAAGCTGGGACTTCTGGCGGGTGCCGGAACAGTGGCAACTGGTGCGATTATAGCAACCAGTAACAGCCAGGCACACGAATCAGGCGAAAAAATCAAGGTATTAACCACCAATGGCGAAGTTATGGAAGTAGATAAAAACTATCTTTCCATGGCTCCTGTAGGAATCAAAGAATCGCATGAAGGGATTCCCGGGAGGAAATTCGTCATGGTGATCGATCTGGCCAAGTGCAAGAATGCCAGGAAATGTGTTGAGGAATGCCAGAAAGGGCACAACCTGCCGAAAGGCCAGGAGTTCATGAAGGTGTACCTTATGCAGGACTCAGAAAAAACTGCACCATACTGGTTCCCAAAACCATGTTATCATTGCGATAACCCCCAGTGTGTAAGTGTTTGTCCCGTTGGGGCCACTTATAAACGAACAGATGGTATTGTTCTGATTGATAATGAACGCTGCATTGGATGTAAATTCTGCATGACAGGCTGCCCTTATTCAACAAGGATTTTCGCATGGAATCATGAAGAGGCGTTTGAATCTGACCAGGTCTATTCACCTGAAAAAAGTGTTCCCGGAGTTGAAGGCACCGTTTCCAAATGTGATTTTTGCCCGGATCTCGCCAGGGAAGGCAAACTCCCTTACTGTGCATCTGCTTGCCCAATGGGTGTTATCTATTTTGGTGACATCGACGAAGATGTGGTAACCAATGGAGTAGAAACCTATAAGTTCAGTGAACTTATCCGCGACAGGTCAGGATACCAGTACCTGGAAAACCTGGGCACCCGGCCCAATGTATATTATCTTCCTCCTGTCGACAGGCAATTCCCCGTTGAGAGAGGTTATGACGGACTGGAAGATGACATTAAAGCACGGTATGATGAAACTCCGTTTGTACAAAAATTAAAACATGAGGAGGAGAAATAA
- a CDS encoding MoxR family ATPase, translating to MLETNIKELNDKIQQESAFVDMLTMEMHRVIVGQKHMIERLIIGLLSNGHILLEGVPGLAKTLAIKSLAATIDSKFSRIQFTPDLLPADVVGTMIYSPKNEDFAVRKGPIFANFVLADEINRSPAKVQSALLEAMQERQVTIGDKTYMLPDPFLVMATQNPIEQEGTYPLPEAQVDRFMLKVIIGYPQKQEEKLILRQNIAEETQSTRTILKPEDILKARSVVKQVYLDEKIENYITDIVFASRYPNDYGLKKFNDLIRYGASPRASIYLAMASKSFAFIKRRGYVIPEDVRAVAHDVLRHRIGLTYEAEAENITTEDIINEILNSVIVP from the coding sequence ATGTTAGAGACCAACATCAAAGAACTGAATGATAAAATTCAACAGGAAAGTGCATTTGTTGACATGCTGACGATGGAGATGCACCGTGTGATTGTAGGGCAAAAACACATGATAGAAAGATTAATCATTGGTTTATTGTCAAATGGCCACATATTGCTCGAAGGGGTGCCTGGCTTGGCTAAAACACTGGCTATTAAATCTTTGGCAGCAACTATTGATTCAAAATTCAGTAGAATACAGTTCACTCCCGACTTACTGCCTGCCGATGTTGTTGGTACGATGATATATAGTCCAAAAAATGAAGATTTCGCGGTAAGAAAGGGTCCCATTTTTGCCAATTTTGTATTGGCTGATGAAATCAATCGGTCCCCGGCAAAGGTACAGAGTGCACTCCTGGAAGCCATGCAGGAACGGCAGGTCACCATTGGCGATAAGACTTATATGCTTCCGGATCCCTTCCTGGTAATGGCTACACAGAATCCTATCGAACAGGAAGGCACCTATCCCCTGCCTGAAGCACAGGTAGACCGGTTCATGTTGAAAGTGATCATTGGTTATCCGCAGAAACAGGAAGAAAAATTAATATTACGTCAGAATATAGCGGAAGAAACTCAGTCGACCAGGACAATCCTTAAACCAGAAGACATACTTAAAGCCAGGAGTGTTGTAAAGCAAGTGTATCTTGATGAAAAGATAGAGAATTATATTACAGATATCGTTTTTGCTTCACGCTATCCAAATGATTATGGCTTAAAGAAATTCAATGACCTGATCAGGTATGGTGCCTCTCCCAGGGCATCTATTTATCTTGCGATGGCCTCTAAATCCTTTGCATTCATTAAACGCAGGGGTTATGTAATCCCCGAAGATGTGAGGGCAGTAGCACATGATGTACTTCGTCACCGTATTGGGCTAACCTATGAAGCAGAAGCTGAAAACATTACTACTGAGGATATAATCAATGAAATTCTGAACTCAGTAATCGTTCCATAA
- a CDS encoding MFS transporter: MKQSTPLRSILTRTILLVSFISLFTDIASEMLYPVMPVYLQSIGFSVLLIGILEGLAEATAGLSKGYFGNYSDKISRRVPFVQWGYTLSAISKPMMAAFVFPLWIFLARTVDRLGKGIRTGARDAILSSETTPEHKGKVFGFHRALDTVGAALGPFAALIYLHYYPGEYRWLFIIAVIPGIIAILLTFLLKEKQLDTPSKKSPGFFSYFSYWKEASKYYKLLVSGLLMFTLFNSSDAFLLLGVKHQGYDDQTMIGLYIFYNLIYALLSFPLGILADKIGLHRMLVAGLMIFSLVYFFMGFATSITELLLLFGGYAIYAASTEGISKAIISNVAASNKTATAIGFYTSFASIFTMLASSLAGIIWFSLGPSWMFIISGSGVVLISIYLLIIGKKMKVIPI; encoded by the coding sequence ATGAAGCAGAGTACTCCATTACGTTCAATCCTTACCCGAACAATCCTCCTTGTTTCTTTCATCAGTTTATTTACTGATATTGCCAGTGAAATGTTATATCCGGTTATGCCGGTTTACCTTCAATCCATTGGTTTCTCCGTTCTGCTTATCGGTATCCTTGAAGGTTTGGCAGAAGCAACAGCTGGTCTGAGCAAAGGATATTTCGGAAACTATTCTGATAAAATATCCCGAAGAGTACCTTTTGTACAATGGGGATATACTTTGTCTGCCATTTCAAAACCAATGATGGCTGCTTTCGTTTTTCCATTGTGGATATTCCTGGCAAGGACTGTTGACCGTCTTGGAAAAGGCATCCGGACAGGAGCCAGGGATGCAATATTGAGCAGTGAAACAACTCCTGAGCATAAAGGTAAAGTCTTTGGATTTCATCGGGCTTTGGATACAGTTGGTGCTGCACTTGGGCCTTTTGCGGCACTGATTTACCTGCATTACTATCCGGGAGAATATCGCTGGTTGTTCATTATTGCTGTGATTCCTGGAATTATAGCCATTTTACTTACCTTCCTGTTGAAAGAAAAACAGCTGGATACCCCCTCTAAAAAATCTCCAGGCTTCTTCTCCTATTTTTCTTATTGGAAAGAGGCGAGTAAATACTATAAATTACTGGTTTCAGGCCTTTTGATGTTTACATTATTTAATAGTTCAGATGCTTTTCTCCTGCTGGGTGTAAAACATCAGGGATATGATGACCAGACTATGATCGGCCTTTATATTTTTTATAACCTGATTTATGCTTTATTATCCTTCCCTTTAGGGATATTGGCAGATAAAATTGGGTTGCACAGAATGCTCGTTGCCGGTTTAATGATATTTTCTCTCGTATACTTCTTTATGGGGTTTGCAACATCTATTACGGAATTATTGTTGCTTTTTGGAGGATATGCCATTTATGCTGCCTCTACCGAAGGGATTTCAAAAGCTATAATCAGCAATGTAGCTGCATCCAATAAAACGGCTACAGCTATTGGCTTTTATACAAGTTTTGCAAGTATTTTTACCATGCTGGCTAGCAGTCTGGCTGGGATCATATGGTTTAGCCTTGGGCCATCCTGGATGTTTATCATTTCTGGTTCAGGGGTTGTGCTTATTTCAATATACCTTCTGATTATAGGTAAAAAGATGAAGGTTATACCTATATAA
- a CDS encoding cytochrome b/b6 domain-containing protein, with amino-acid sequence MAEKLYLYPLWLRLWHGINAILILCLIITGVSMQYSSPNFNLIRFDIAVSFHNIAGMILTANYLLFLIGNIVTPNGRYYKMTFKGLFDRLKKQFVYYTMGIFKHENPPFPVIKERKFNPLQQFTYVGAMYIMVPIVIITGWAYLYPELLLTKIMGGGGLKVNDFIHVIIGFFLSFFMFVHVYFCTIGATFVSNFKSMINGFHEPH; translated from the coding sequence ATGGCTGAGAAACTCTATTTATACCCTTTATGGCTTAGGCTTTGGCATGGAATCAATGCAATCCTGATATTATGTTTAATAATTACAGGTGTCAGTATGCAGTATTCCAGCCCTAATTTCAACCTGATCAGGTTTGATATTGCCGTGTCATTTCACAATATTGCCGGAATGATTTTAACGGCAAATTACCTGCTGTTTCTCATTGGTAACATTGTTACTCCTAATGGGCGATACTATAAAATGACTTTTAAAGGATTGTTTGACCGACTGAAAAAGCAATTCGTGTATTATACGATGGGCATTTTCAAGCATGAGAACCCTCCATTCCCTGTGATTAAAGAACGGAAATTCAATCCTCTGCAACAGTTTACCTATGTTGGAGCTATGTATATAATGGTGCCAATCGTAATCATCACCGGTTGGGCATACCTTTACCCGGAATTACTTTTAACCAAAATCATGGGAGGCGGAGGTTTGAAGGTAAATGATTTTATCCATGTTATTATTGGATTCTTTCTTTCCTTCTTCATGTTTGTTCATGTATATTTCTGTACAATCGGAGCAACCTTCGTAAGCAACTTCAAAAGCATGATTAATGGGTTCCATGAGCCTCATTGA